A single genomic interval of Microbacterium sp. LWO14-1.2 harbors:
- a CDS encoding Gfo/Idh/MocA family oxidoreductase, producing the protein MSATLRIGIVGCGNISDNHFQAYAALPDVEVVAVCDIDPERARVFADAREIPHAVSSVAELAALGVDALSVCTPHPTHEAVVREAAAGGIHILCEKPIAADSAAAARMVEAAHANDVTLGIVFQKRFWDGARNIRAAIDEGRLGIPMLGHCRVLLHRGRDYYDAAAWRGTWAADGGGVLMTQAIHYIDLLQWFMGEPVEVSAKAGTFVYGDAIEVEDTAAALITFASGAIATLSATVAASPNLGTAITITGTTGATVSLTEYPEGTDAVNDLWAVPGEERAGSVFEHGLSGDIPVEEVNARLMPMHRQQVADFVRAVRTGGSPAVTGEEALASLRIVEAVYESARTGRPVRLAEPSTSRALAHLPATVTV; encoded by the coding sequence GTGAGCGCCACCCTCCGCATCGGCATCGTCGGCTGCGGCAACATCTCCGACAACCACTTCCAGGCGTACGCGGCGCTCCCGGACGTCGAGGTCGTGGCGGTCTGCGACATCGACCCCGAACGCGCGCGCGTCTTCGCCGATGCGCGGGAGATCCCGCACGCCGTCTCGTCGGTCGCCGAGCTGGCCGCACTCGGCGTCGATGCGCTGAGCGTCTGCACACCGCATCCGACCCACGAGGCCGTCGTGCGCGAGGCGGCGGCCGGCGGCATCCACATCCTCTGTGAGAAGCCGATCGCCGCCGACTCCGCTGCCGCCGCCCGCATGGTCGAGGCCGCGCATGCGAACGACGTCACACTCGGCATCGTCTTCCAGAAGCGGTTCTGGGACGGGGCGAGGAACATCCGCGCGGCGATCGACGAGGGCCGCCTCGGCATCCCGATGCTCGGGCACTGCCGCGTGCTGCTGCACCGCGGTCGTGACTACTACGACGCTGCGGCGTGGCGGGGCACGTGGGCCGCAGACGGCGGCGGCGTGCTGATGACGCAGGCGATCCACTACATCGACCTGCTGCAGTGGTTCATGGGCGAGCCGGTCGAGGTGAGCGCAAAAGCGGGCACCTTCGTCTACGGCGACGCGATCGAGGTGGAGGACACCGCTGCGGCCCTCATCACGTTCGCCTCCGGTGCGATCGCCACCCTGTCGGCGACGGTGGCGGCCAGTCCGAACCTCGGCACAGCCATCACCATCACGGGAACCACGGGCGCGACCGTCTCGCTCACCGAGTATCCGGAGGGGACGGATGCCGTGAACGACCTGTGGGCGGTGCCGGGCGAGGAGCGCGCCGGCTCGGTGTTCGAGCACGGCCTCTCGGGCGACATCCCCGTCGAGGAGGTCAACGCACGTCTGATGCCCATGCACCGCCAGCAGGTGGCCGACTTCGTGAGGGCCGTGCGCACCGGCGGCTCCCCGGCCGTGACCGGGGAGGAGGCGCTCGCCTCGCTCCGGATCGTCGAGGCCGTGTACGAGTCCGCGCGCACCGGGCGTCCGGTGCGCCTCGCGGAGCCGTCGACTTCACGCGCGCTCGCCCACCTGCCCGCCACCGTCACCGTCTGA
- a CDS encoding FAD-dependent oxidoreductase codes for MSVQEKPFDLVVIGAGASGLATANRAADLGARVLLLEKGSAIGGSAALSAGILWTAPSIEVLDRIQPDADPVLGPLVVQGYEQAVADVRAAGVAVSDEWLDHLEWGRACKIDIPGLFAAWSAKVVDGGGEVVTDVRDVELERDDRRVTGVTYSHGGARQRATARAVVLATGGFQGDPQLTQQFIGNGADDIAVRSNPNSVGDGFRLAVSAGAGASRHLSGFYGHTLPSPLAVSPQVFLRLTLYFSAYGVIVNRLGRRFTDESLGDEVSNQFLVRQPGRRGVLIWDDEVQQNRALAVPYPSGMALDRHAEATAAGARTAETETLEELVEVVAGWGVDRAGLADTLDGYRRAASGEGVALDAPLPERPSPLRTGPFRAVEIQPCITIPFGGIRVDGDSRALDRDGQPIDGLFAVGADAGGAQDLRYIGGIVFGFVFGRRAADAALAGVTAGARS; via the coding sequence GTGTCCGTTCAAGAGAAGCCTTTCGACCTCGTCGTGATCGGAGCCGGCGCCTCCGGTCTCGCGACCGCCAACCGGGCCGCTGACCTCGGTGCGCGAGTACTGCTCCTCGAGAAGGGCTCGGCCATCGGCGGCTCGGCCGCACTGTCGGCGGGCATCCTGTGGACGGCGCCGAGCATCGAGGTGCTCGACCGCATCCAGCCGGATGCCGACCCCGTGCTCGGGCCGCTCGTGGTGCAGGGGTATGAGCAGGCGGTCGCCGATGTGCGCGCCGCAGGGGTCGCCGTCAGCGACGAATGGCTCGACCACCTCGAGTGGGGCAGAGCGTGCAAGATCGACATCCCGGGCCTGTTCGCCGCGTGGTCGGCGAAGGTCGTCGACGGCGGAGGCGAGGTGGTGACGGATGTCCGCGACGTCGAACTGGAACGCGACGACCGCCGGGTCACGGGAGTGACGTACTCCCACGGAGGGGCGAGGCAGCGGGCGACCGCCCGGGCCGTCGTACTCGCGACGGGCGGCTTCCAGGGCGACCCTCAGCTCACTCAGCAGTTCATCGGCAACGGCGCCGACGACATCGCGGTGCGCAGCAACCCGAACTCGGTCGGCGACGGCTTCCGTCTCGCCGTCTCCGCGGGGGCGGGGGCGAGCCGGCACCTCTCCGGGTTCTACGGGCACACCCTGCCGAGCCCCCTCGCCGTGTCTCCCCAGGTGTTCCTGCGCCTCACCCTCTACTTCTCGGCGTACGGAGTGATCGTCAACCGGCTCGGCCGTCGGTTCACCGACGAGTCGCTCGGCGACGAGGTCTCCAACCAGTTCCTCGTCCGGCAGCCGGGGCGGCGCGGCGTGCTCATCTGGGACGACGAGGTGCAGCAGAACCGCGCACTGGCGGTGCCCTATCCGAGCGGCATGGCGCTCGACCGGCACGCCGAGGCGACGGCGGCGGGCGCCCGCACGGCCGAGACCGAGACCCTCGAGGAGCTCGTCGAGGTCGTCGCCGGATGGGGCGTCGACCGCGCAGGGCTCGCCGACACGCTCGACGGCTACCGCCGCGCCGCCTCGGGCGAAGGCGTGGCTCTGGACGCCCCGCTTCCCGAGCGGCCCAGTCCTCTCCGCACCGGCCCCTTCCGCGCGGTCGAGATCCAACCCTGCATCACGATCCCGTTCGGCGGGATCCGGGTCGACGGCGACAGCCGCGCGCTCGACAGGGACGGCCAGCCGATCGACGGGCTCTTCGCCGTCGGAGCGGATGCCGGGGGCGCCCAGGATCTGCGCTACATCGGCGGCATCGTGTTCGGGTTCGTCTTCGGCCGACGGGCCGCGGACGCGGCCCTGGCCGGCGTCACGGCGGGAGCGCGCTCGTGA